Proteins from one Streptomyces genisteinicus genomic window:
- a CDS encoding Pycsar system effector family protein codes for MTAAGVHTAESGLAGAHAEVKAEIARIDTKASLLLAFIGVVLAGAATLAKDAKPSILAIVVGAAGAGVLLVAVVLLLRAVRPNLSGRPVAGFPLWATLTGDQVRNVLAEDRRGQDIANLSRIAVAKFLRLKRAVDCICVGGALLVLAALITAGGAL; via the coding sequence GTGACGGCGGCCGGCGTTCACACGGCGGAGTCCGGTCTGGCCGGCGCGCACGCGGAGGTGAAGGCGGAGATCGCCCGGATCGACACGAAGGCCTCGCTGCTGCTGGCGTTCATCGGCGTGGTGCTGGCCGGTGCCGCGACCCTCGCCAAGGACGCCAAGCCCTCGATCCTGGCGATCGTGGTCGGGGCGGCCGGGGCGGGGGTGCTGCTGGTCGCGGTCGTGCTGCTGCTGCGGGCGGTGCGCCCGAACCTGAGCGGCCGTCCGGTGGCCGGGTTCCCGCTGTGGGCGACGCTCACCGGCGACCAGGTCCGCAACGTCCTCGCCGAGGACCGGCGAGGGCAGGACATCGCGAACCTGTCCCGCATCGCCGTCGCCAAGTTCCTCCGCTTGAAGCGCGCCGTCGACTGCATCTGCGTCGGCGGCGCCCTGCTCGTCCTCGCCGCGCTCATCACCGCCGGGGGTGCCCTGTGA
- a CDS encoding DUF6284 family protein: MKPIVARQNLVTAAVPDAGPTAAELDAIDREMPLILAEVDLLDAQITTLDRVPNELDTRRLRRARNRVMAARRDLTNRTTGTIDGAA; the protein is encoded by the coding sequence ATGAAGCCCATCGTTGCACGTCAGAACCTTGTTACCGCCGCTGTCCCGGACGCCGGGCCGACGGCCGCTGAGCTGGACGCGATCGACCGCGAGATGCCGCTGATCCTTGCGGAGGTCGATCTGCTGGACGCGCAGATCACCACCCTGGACCGCGTCCCGAACGAGCTGGACACCCGGCGGCTGCGCCGGGCCCGTAACCGGGTGATGGCCGCCCGCCGCGACCTGACCAACCGCACCACCGGCACGATCGACGGTGCGGCGTGA
- a CDS encoding protein kilB, whose protein sequence is MWASVIAVAGTLLGSVTAYLLQQRGSERAALRRERLAAVTALTSALADHRRAMWVREDLRLSGADAASYEAARAESHATRSAITAPMTTLAVLAPDLLDSAQGAASAVYALRGAASTETLAAARTAAIVACDRFVAHAASAA, encoded by the coding sequence ATGTGGGCGAGTGTGATCGCGGTGGCAGGGACCTTACTCGGGTCGGTCACCGCCTACCTGCTTCAGCAGCGCGGCAGCGAGCGGGCCGCGCTGCGGCGTGAGCGGCTCGCTGCCGTGACCGCGCTGACGTCGGCGCTGGCCGACCACCGCCGTGCGATGTGGGTCCGCGAGGACCTGCGCCTGTCCGGTGCGGACGCCGCCTCCTACGAGGCGGCCCGCGCCGAGAGTCATGCCACCCGGAGCGCGATCACCGCGCCCATGACCACTCTGGCTGTCCTCGCGCCCGATCTCCTCGACTCCGCGCAGGGCGCGGCTTCCGCCGTCTACGCCCTGCGTGGCGCGGCGAGCACGGAGACGCTCGCTGCCGCCCGCACGGCCGCGATCGTCGCGTGCGACCGCTTCGTCGCCCACGCGGCCAGCGCCGCCTGA
- a CDS encoding GntR family transcriptional regulator, translating to MAPKWRELADKLAGQIRNGQYAPGQQLPQIRDLVEAGEGSKTTVHAAYKALEAEGLVTSSRGHGTVVREQAPLKRLGIARYDKAKWRDGDEVAFIADRVASGRAYKRGEQTQTVSRILAPPAVAKAHGLPEGAEVYARARLVKEGDQPTHTLTSYYRPEHVEGTRIVDPSPGPAGRGGGFRVLYDAGYEIDHMREELFARAARPEEAEQLKLLPGEWVVELHRSTFTAGGTLVEFAIGVHAATRFAWAYDFKVPDSAAEERQ from the coding sequence GTGGCACCGAAGTGGCGGGAACTGGCGGACAAGCTCGCGGGGCAGATCCGGAACGGGCAGTACGCCCCTGGGCAGCAGCTTCCGCAGATTCGCGACCTGGTCGAGGCGGGAGAGGGGTCGAAGACCACTGTCCATGCGGCCTACAAGGCGCTTGAGGCTGAAGGGCTGGTGACTTCTTCTCGTGGGCACGGCACCGTCGTACGGGAGCAGGCGCCGCTCAAGCGTCTGGGAATTGCCCGATACGACAAGGCGAAGTGGCGCGACGGTGACGAAGTAGCTTTCATCGCGGACCGGGTCGCTTCCGGACGGGCGTACAAGCGCGGCGAGCAGACGCAGACAGTCAGTCGCATCCTGGCGCCGCCCGCTGTCGCGAAGGCGCATGGGCTGCCTGAGGGTGCCGAGGTGTATGCACGCGCTCGGCTGGTTAAGGAGGGTGACCAGCCCACGCACACACTGACCAGCTACTACCGCCCCGAGCACGTCGAGGGCACGCGCATCGTCGACCCGAGCCCCGGCCCCGCCGGCCGAGGAGGAGGCTTCCGAGTGCTCTATGACGCGGGATACGAGATCGACCACATGCGGGAGGAGCTATTCGCCCGGGCCGCCAGGCCGGAGGAGGCTGAACAGCTCAAGCTCCTTCCAGGAGAGTGGGTGGTCGAGCTGCACCGCAGCACGTTTACCGCAGGCGGCACGCTGGTGGAGTTCGCGATCGGCGTGCACGCTGCGACGCGCTTCGCCTGGGCGTACGACTTCAAGGTGCCCGACTCGGCGGCGGAGGAGAGGCAGTGA
- a CDS encoding YdcF family protein has translation MISAQNWVDAERLWEFQQMGHELRPCSVGLGLGSHDLGVADVSADLYRRGLFPVVVFTGATSRTTEGRMPRGEAEHYRDRALELGVPASAILVEPNARNTGENIWLSRALLAEQGMDVSSVLLISKPYEERRAYATARKLWPDVDIVSASATMSLHEYVDSIQDAHLVLDMLVGAQQRLFVYPKRGFMIEQPAPVDVVMAYERLCDGGFTSRLMAD, from the coding sequence GTGATCTCTGCCCAGAACTGGGTCGACGCTGAACGATTGTGGGAGTTTCAGCAGATGGGCCACGAGTTGCGCCCTTGCTCCGTCGGTCTCGGTCTGGGTAGCCACGACTTGGGCGTGGCGGACGTCTCCGCCGACCTGTACCGGCGCGGTCTGTTTCCGGTCGTCGTCTTCACCGGGGCAACCAGTCGCACGACCGAAGGTCGCATGCCCCGGGGCGAGGCTGAGCATTATCGCGACCGTGCGCTGGAGCTGGGGGTGCCAGCGTCCGCGATCCTTGTTGAACCTAACGCTCGGAACACGGGTGAGAACATCTGGCTGTCCCGCGCCCTGCTTGCCGAGCAAGGTATGGATGTCAGCTCGGTGCTTCTCATCAGTAAGCCGTACGAGGAGCGCCGGGCGTACGCGACCGCCAGGAAGCTCTGGCCCGATGTCGACATCGTGAGCGCATCCGCGACCATGAGTCTTCACGAGTACGTGGACTCCATCCAGGATGCCCATCTCGTGCTGGACATGCTTGTCGGGGCCCAACAGCGATTGTTCGTCTACCCGAAGCGCGGATTCATGATCGAACAGCCTGCTCCAGTCGACGTCGTCATGGCATACGAGCGGCTGTGCGACGGAGGGTTCACCAGTCGCCTCATGGCCGACTGA
- a CDS encoding DUF4231 domain-containing protein, producing the protein MAIDPPSAGESTTDALIQYRTDIADLSQRIKNRRLQVAGLYGTPLTLITLICAGAIAKVYFWLHADAPSAIVSIFGGACVFLLFATVVQLYAEFSADTPWRDSKKSLRSLKLDLELAEERRILEARRLTPPAIERQSSYRERLPGEIARLRVESAHYRRLHLFMQWLLFVGSAAVSGVTAWYDPPQPAKGILIALGSIVTVVTAASGYFKPRERAFNLQQTADSMEQHITALELGIAPYNNSDDGANMESFASTIEGMRAEQRMREQQLDQPQQGQQAVI; encoded by the coding sequence ATGGCTATCGACCCCCCCTCCGCCGGGGAGAGCACCACTGACGCATTGATTCAATATCGTACAGATATTGCAGACCTTAGCCAGCGAATAAAGAACCGCCGCTTACAAGTGGCCGGACTCTACGGGACGCCACTTACCCTGATCACCCTGATCTGCGCTGGAGCCATCGCAAAAGTCTATTTTTGGCTACACGCCGACGCACCTTCGGCAATCGTGAGCATCTTTGGCGGGGCATGCGTCTTCCTCTTGTTTGCTACTGTCGTTCAACTCTATGCCGAGTTCAGTGCGGATACGCCGTGGAGGGATTCCAAGAAGTCCCTGAGAAGCCTTAAGCTCGATTTGGAACTAGCCGAAGAGCGTCGCATTCTCGAAGCCCGTAGGTTGACTCCTCCAGCCATCGAGCGACAATCCTCGTACAGGGAGCGCCTGCCGGGGGAGATCGCAAGACTCCGGGTGGAGTCTGCTCACTACCGACGCCTGCATCTATTCATGCAGTGGTTGCTCTTCGTTGGCTCCGCAGCCGTTTCTGGTGTCACAGCGTGGTACGACCCGCCGCAGCCTGCGAAAGGCATTCTGATTGCCCTCGGGTCTATCGTTACTGTAGTGACGGCCGCTTCTGGATACTTCAAGCCGCGCGAAAGGGCTTTCAACCTCCAACAGACGGCGGACAGCATGGAACAGCACATTACAGCACTCGAATTAGGCATTGCCCCGTACAACAATTCCGATGACGGAGCCAATATGGAATCATTCGCTTCCACCATTGAAGGAATGCGAGCGGAGCAGCGAATGCGGGAACAGCAGCTCGATCAACCACAACAGGGACAACAAGCGGTCATCTAG